The following DNA comes from Phytohabitans rumicis.
GTCACCTTCTGCTGCGAGGCGATCTCCAGCGCGTCGAGGCCGGAGAGCGTCTTGGCCTCCGCCTTGGCGGCGAGCAGATCATTGGCCATGGCGGCCCACCTCCGTACGCAGTCGGTCGGTCACCTGCGCCGCGATGGACGACACCTCGGGGGAGTCGATCCGGCGGGGCGGGGCACGTCGACCCGGGTCTCGTAGATGATCCGGCCGGGCCGGCTGGACAGGAGCACGATCCGGTCGGCCAGCCGGGCCGCCTCGCGCACGTTGTGCGTCACGAAGAGGACGGTCAGCTTGCGCTCGGTCCAGATCCGTTCCAACTCGTCGTGCAGGATGTCGCGGGTCATGGCGTCCAGCGCGCCGAACGGCTCGTCCATCAGCAGCACCGGCGTGTCCAGGGCCAGCGTGCGGGCGAGCGCGACCCGCTGCCGCATGCCGCCGGACAGCTCGTGCGGCTGGCGCCGGGCGAACTCGGTGAGGTGGACGACCTTGAGCAGCTCGGCCACCCGGTCGCGGCGTTCGGCGCGGGGGAGGCCGGCCAGCTTCAGCGGCAGCTCCACGTTGGCGCCGACGGTCAGCCACGGGAAGAGGGCGGGCTCCTGAAACA
Coding sequences within:
- a CDS encoding ABC transporter ATP-binding protein, with translation MTSATTLPKSATGSVALSGVTKVYGRGQHAVLALDQVSLTVAPGEFVCLVGASGCGKSTLLNLVAGLDTISGGTVDVGGVNPALMFQEPALFPWLTVGANVELPLKLAGLPRAERRDRVAELLKVVHLTEFARRQPHELSGGMRQRVALARTLALDTPVLLMDEPFGALDAMTRDILHDELERIWTERKLTVLFVTHNVREAARLADRIVLLSSRPGRIIYETRVDVPRPAGSTPPRCRPSRRR